Proteins from one Gimesia maris genomic window:
- a CDS encoding porin, whose translation MRKLNELKRKARLTGLLLSGLGLMAVSPAFGGDAGCAPSCTPDQPNACCTKVYEEAGTKLAAELERLTAECCAPKTCAPTCTNPDTCCGEESSDDGDCCSGRLTRLFDDCDGCGNFLEDNGWSLSGWLEFGITFNGNRPANDLNTPGVGFNQADSQFMLNQLYFVLEKDAAANEDCFGWGGRVDLLVGSDAADTAVFGGPNNTPNFDGTWSDNDNATANQIGLAMPQLYASFYAPIGNGVTINAGHFYTLIGYEVVPATGNFFYSHAYTMQYDEPFTHTGVLASTDLSDNVSLSGGITTGWDDFENQNNEWSFLGSIGWTSDSEDTSLTFALSSGGENDAFGGTSNLTIFSIVAQQKLSDKLSYVFQHDHMFFMNGDAADPGDDAEAYGINQYLFYDVCDSTRAGMRVEWWRDHNGTQLGNPGTNYYEITAGLNHKINSCIQVRPEVRWDWADGADPWTTKSGATKDSQFTVGTDVILVF comes from the coding sequence ATGCGAAAACTGAATGAACTGAAAAGAAAAGCCAGACTGACTGGGCTCCTCTTAAGTGGGCTGGGTCTCATGGCTGTATCACCTGCATTTGGTGGTGATGCTGGTTGTGCGCCTTCGTGCACTCCAGATCAACCCAATGCCTGCTGCACGAAAGTGTATGAGGAAGCTGGTACAAAGTTAGCTGCAGAACTCGAACGGTTAACAGCAGAATGCTGTGCACCGAAGACTTGTGCTCCTACCTGTACCAATCCTGACACTTGCTGTGGCGAAGAGTCAAGTGATGATGGAGACTGCTGCAGCGGCCGCCTGACTCGTCTGTTCGACGACTGCGATGGCTGTGGTAACTTCCTCGAAGATAATGGTTGGTCTTTGAGTGGCTGGCTGGAATTCGGTATTACCTTCAACGGTAACCGTCCTGCCAACGACTTAAACACACCCGGTGTGGGATTCAACCAGGCTGACAGCCAGTTTATGTTGAACCAGCTGTACTTCGTTCTGGAAAAAGATGCTGCTGCCAACGAAGACTGCTTCGGCTGGGGTGGTCGCGTCGACCTGTTAGTTGGTTCTGATGCTGCCGATACTGCTGTATTTGGTGGCCCCAACAATACCCCGAACTTCGACGGTACGTGGTCAGACAACGACAACGCGACTGCCAACCAGATCGGTCTGGCTATGCCTCAGTTGTATGCTTCATTCTATGCTCCCATCGGAAACGGTGTGACCATCAATGCTGGTCACTTCTATACCCTGATTGGATATGAAGTTGTACCTGCAACTGGAAACTTCTTCTACTCTCATGCTTATACCATGCAGTACGATGAGCCTTTCACCCACACAGGTGTTCTGGCCAGTACTGACCTGAGCGACAATGTTTCTTTGTCCGGTGGTATCACCACTGGTTGGGATGACTTCGAAAATCAGAACAATGAGTGGAGCTTCCTGGGTTCTATCGGCTGGACCAGCGACAGCGAAGATACATCACTGACCTTTGCCCTCAGCTCTGGTGGTGAAAATGATGCATTCGGTGGTACTTCCAACCTGACCATCTTCAGTATCGTAGCTCAACAGAAACTGTCAGACAAGTTGTCTTACGTATTTCAGCATGACCATATGTTCTTCATGAATGGCGATGCTGCTGATCCAGGAGACGATGCAGAAGCTTATGGTATTAACCAATACCTCTTCTATGACGTGTGCGACTCAACTCGCGCAGGGATGCGTGTCGAATGGTGGCGTGATCATAATGGTACTCAGCTGGGTAACCCCGGTACGAACTACTACGAAATCACTGCAGGTTTGAATCACAAAATCAATTCCTGTATCCAGGTTCGTCCTGAAGTTCGCTGGGACTGGGCCGACGGAGCTGATCCCTGGACAACCAAAAGTGGTGCAACCAAGGACAGTCAGTTTACTGTTGGTACAGACGTTATTCTCGTCTTCTAA
- a CDS encoding arylsulfatase produces the protein MNPWSLAAFFFIFSVSLASAQETKPRPNIILIMADDLGWSDIGCYGGEIGTPHIDSLARDGMRFTQFYNNAICGPTRASLLTGLFCQQTGHRGDRWNEPKNFDVCMTIGEVLQQAGYHTMMVGKWQGRDSALDRGFDRFYGPMCQAKISYYHEVVQNPFYLDRQRIELPEDYYLTDAFNAHADRFLKESLQNRQPFLLYVAHIAPHWPLHAHEGEIAPFRKRYETQGWDQIRAKRFQSQRHTELIPEQWQLAPRAASIGNWDKERHKRWQAERMAVYAAQVKSIDRGLGQLLQTLKAANAEENTLVIFLSDNGAAPDGGLNPNKSGFGFSKNTPNPGWRRDGVLIKPGSGPDHLPGPSDTFAAYGLAWATTSNTPFRGTKLEGYEGGIRTPLVVRWPSVIQQGGAITRQPGHVIDFMATFLDIAQAEYPSEFKGRHPLPVEGVSLLPVFRGKQRTAPARLCWDLPRHQAIREGNWKAIRLRQKPDRWQLYDLERDGTETTDVADQHPELVKGMAHRFDVWYDRVNQN, from the coding sequence ATGAATCCCTGGAGCCTGGCGGCCTTTTTTTTCATATTCTCGGTTTCCTTGGCATCAGCCCAGGAAACAAAACCCCGCCCCAATATCATCCTGATCATGGCGGATGACCTGGGCTGGTCGGATATCGGCTGCTACGGGGGTGAAATCGGTACGCCGCACATCGACTCACTGGCCCGGGACGGAATGCGCTTTACTCAGTTCTATAACAATGCCATCTGCGGCCCCACGCGAGCATCATTATTAACGGGACTGTTCTGCCAGCAGACCGGCCATCGGGGAGACCGCTGGAACGAACCAAAGAATTTTGACGTCTGCATGACTATTGGTGAAGTACTCCAGCAGGCGGGATACCACACCATGATGGTCGGAAAGTGGCAGGGGAGAGACTCAGCCCTCGATCGCGGCTTCGACCGTTTTTACGGCCCGATGTGCCAGGCAAAAATCAGCTATTATCATGAAGTCGTTCAGAATCCGTTTTATCTGGATCGTCAGAGAATCGAACTCCCTGAGGATTATTATCTGACGGACGCATTTAATGCACACGCGGACCGGTTTCTCAAAGAAAGTCTGCAGAACCGGCAACCGTTTTTACTCTATGTCGCTCACATTGCCCCACACTGGCCACTACACGCCCACGAAGGGGAGATTGCCCCTTTCCGAAAGCGGTATGAAACACAGGGTTGGGACCAGATCCGTGCAAAGCGATTTCAAAGCCAGCGTCATACAGAATTGATCCCGGAACAATGGCAACTGGCACCACGCGCCGCCAGTATTGGTAACTGGGACAAGGAGCGGCACAAACGCTGGCAGGCAGAACGAATGGCTGTCTATGCGGCGCAGGTAAAATCCATCGACCGTGGTCTGGGACAACTGCTGCAGACATTAAAGGCTGCGAACGCGGAAGAAAACACACTTGTCATCTTTCTCTCTGATAATGGAGCAGCACCTGATGGCGGGTTAAATCCAAACAAAAGTGGATTTGGATTCAGTAAGAATACTCCCAATCCAGGCTGGAGACGGGATGGTGTACTCATCAAGCCGGGAAGCGGCCCCGATCATCTGCCCGGCCCATCGGATACTTTTGCTGCATATGGACTGGCGTGGGCTACCACCAGCAACACCCCCTTTCGCGGAACGAAACTCGAGGGTTATGAAGGAGGTATCCGTACGCCACTGGTGGTTCGCTGGCCCAGCGTAATTCAACAGGGAGGGGCCATCACCAGACAACCGGGACATGTGATTGACTTTATGGCCACATTCCTGGATATCGCTCAGGCTGAGTATCCCAGTGAATTCAAGGGCCGTCACCCACTGCCTGTCGAAGGTGTAAGTTTACTTCCGGTTTTCAGAGGAAAACAACGGACTGCCCCTGCGAGACTTTGCTGGGATCTGCCTCGCCATCAGGCCATCCGGGAAGGAAACTGGAAAGCGATCCGGCTCCGTCAGAAACCAGATCGCTGGCAGTTATATGATCTGGAGAGAGATGGTACCGAAACAACAGATGTGGCTGACCAGCATCCGGAACTCGTCAAAGGTATGGCACACCGTTTTGATGTCTGGTACGACCGGGTCAACCAGAACTAA